In Punica granatum isolate Tunisia-2019 unplaced genomic scaffold, ASM765513v2 Contig00460, whole genome shotgun sequence, the following are encoded in one genomic region:
- the LOC116190471 gene encoding pentatricopeptide repeat-containing protein At2g03880, mitochondrial, translated as MLIRRAISPSKWKPLMKPPCRHPSLHTSNAKNPPSSSSLLDDFTRHCYERDLPRAMKALHLMQRHQLWADSITYSELIKCCLARNAVGEAKQVHEHVFSNGYEPKTFLVNVFMNMYVRFGMLKVAEKLFDQMPERNVVSWTTMISAYASAKLRDKALEYLILMLRDGVRPNMFTYSSVLRACDDLWKLKQLHCIIMKVGLESDVFVRSALIDSYSKGGDLQGALVVFNEMVTKDFVVWNSIIGAFAQNSEGDEALNLYKNMKRAGFFADQSTLTSVLRACTALALLELGRQVHVHVLKYDRDLILNNALLDMYCKCGSLEDATLIFGRMGERDVISWSTMIAGLAQNGRSREAMDLFEQMKLSGMTPNYITMVGVLFACSHAGLVEEGWNYFQSMKEDFGINPGREHYGCMIDLLGRAGKLDEALNLVKEMDCEPDAVTWRALLGASRVHRNVELAQYAAEQILKLDPQDAGTYTLLSNIYANNQRWDDVREIRRSMKVKGVTKEPGCSWIEVDKKIHAFILGDESHPQIDEIYRHLNELVLRLVAMGYVPDTNFVLQDLEGEQREDSLRHHSEKLAVVYGIMSLPREKPIMIRKNLRICGDCHIFAKLVAKMEGRRIIIRDPIRYHHFENGECSCGDYW; from the coding sequence ATGCTCATTAGGAGAGCCATTTCACCCTCAAAATGGAAGCCCCTGATGAAACCTCCATGTCGGCATCCGTCTCTTCACACGTCAAATGCCAAAAACCcaccttcctcctcttctttgCTCGACGACTTCACCCGGCACTGCTATGAAAGAGACTTGCCCAGGGCCATGAAAGCGCTGCACTTGATGCAGAGGCACCAGCTCTGGGCCGACTCCATCACCTACTCCGAGCTCATCAAGTGCTGCTTAGCCCGTAACGCCGTTGGAGAGGCGAAACAGGTCCACGAGCACGTTTTCTCAAATGGGTACGAGCCCAAGACCTTCTTGGTAAACGTCTTCATGAACATGTACGTGAGGTTTGGCATGTTGAAGGTTGCGGAGAAACTGTTCGACCAAATGCCTGAGAGAAATGTCGTTTCTTGGACGACCATGATTTCGGCCTACGCCAGCGCTAAGCTCAGAGATAAGGCGTTGGAGTATCTAATCTTGATGCTGAGAGACGGGGTGAGACCAAACATGTTCACTTATTCTTCGGTCTTGAGAGCCTGCGATGACCTGTGGAAGCTCAAGCAGCTTCACTGCATCATAATGAAAGTTGGGTTGGAGTCGGATGTGTTTGTACGCAGTGCCCTGATTGACTCTTACTCCAAAGGGGGCGACCTGCAGGGTGCACTGGTCGTGTTCAATGAGATGGTCACGAAGGATTTTGTCGTATGGAATTCAATCATTGGGGCATTTGCCCAGAACAGTGAGGGCGATGAGGCTCTGAATCTCTACAAGAACATGAAGCGAGCCGGTTTTTTCGCAGATCAGTCAACACTAACAAGTGTTTTGAGAGCCTGCACTGCCCTAGCTCTGTTAGAATTGGGGAGGCAAGTTCATGTCCACGTATTGAAGTATGATCGGGATTTGATACTAAATAATGCACTTCTCGATATGTACTGCAAGTGTGGGAGCTTAGAAGATGCGACCTTGATCTTTGGAAGAATGGGGGAGAGGGATGTAATCTCTTGGAGCACCATGATCGCGGGATTGGCCCAAAATGGTCGTAGCAGAGAGGCAATGGATCTGTTTGAGCAGATGAAGCTCTCAGGGATGACACCAAACTATATAACAATGGTGGGGGTTCTATTTGCCTGCAGCCATGCTGGTTTAGTGGAAGAAGGGTGGAACTATTTTCAGTCGATGAAGGAAGATTTTGGGATCAACCCTGGAAGGGAGCACTATGGGTGCATGATTGATCTCCTAGGGAGGGCAGGGAAGCTTGACGAGGCACTTAATTTGGTCAAAGAGATGGACTGTGAGCCTGACGCTGTGACTTGGAGGGCTTTACTCGGTGCCTCTAGAGTTCATCGTAATGTAGAGCTAGCCCAATATGCTGCTGAGCAGATCCTGAAATTGGATCCCCAAGATGCAGGAACTTACACTCTCTTGTCAAATATTTATGCTAATAATCAAAGGTGGGATGATGTAAGAGAGATTCGGAGGTCTATGAAGGTGAAGGGAGTCACAAAAGAGCCTGGTTGCAGTTGGATCGAGGTGGATAAGAAGATTCATGCATTCATCTTAGGAGATGAGTCACATCCTCAGATAGATGAGATCTATAGGCATTTGAATGAGTTGGTGCTTAGATTAGTGGCGATGGGTTATGTTCCTGACACAAACTTCGTATTGCAAGATCTTGAGGGGGAGCAAAGAGAAGATTCGCTTCGGCATCATAGTGAGAAGCTTGCTGTTGTCTATGGCATCATGAGCTTGCCAAGAGAAAAGCCAATCATGATCAGGAAGAATCTCAGAATTTGTGGAGATTGTCACATTTTCGCAAAGCTTGTAGCGAAAATGGAGGGTCGGAGGATCATAATTAGGGATCCAATCCGTTATCATCATTTTGAGAATGGAGAGTGCTCCTGTGGTGATTACTGGTGA